A section of the Insulibacter thermoxylanivorax genome encodes:
- a CDS encoding sensor histidine kinase, producing the protein MTWRYNTFTRIIGFLIAVLIPVIFLYAFSNKVSMDVLRREITALKEKDIIFFANELDASLSNIFRLGLLLSQDIHIQKIRTLHLLSGYDRYAEKLRILERLQLLNAAGKWDTQYSILSPENGEMVSTSSTLLDFDMEVLTDRFTTTWDLRSGRMVYGGHAEERFFRHLIQPLNAGIGEAGLIVEMSFNREELVRDLDLFKLGGSGDPFLLSPSGRVIANSTSNEQITEEIVQRIGLQDPVQHHNHILRIADSEYLLNIREVPSLSWYVVDYVPIDTVTRPILTSRNLFYGSIGLLLIMSIFAAYMLYQNVQRPIFQLIRSVHKLKIGDYSVRLTNRPNNEFTFLFDRFNEMAAEIEQLIQKVYVEQLRSREANLKQLQSQINPHFLYNCFALIRSLTRLGKTDSVMELALHLSKYYRYTTRLEKLTATIEEEMELIDSYLRIQQLHIHHLTYKIEVPEEMHRLEIPRLLLQPIVENAIIHGIEKVEHDGWIEVRGGQNDRFHYILVRDNGAGMNDEQLAKVRHEVDHAPSDETGCALWNIKQRLRLQFGSEADLLFHRPSEGGVVVEIRWPRTKPLASSLPQAGEG; encoded by the coding sequence TTGACGTGGCGTTATAACACCTTTACACGGATCATCGGCTTCTTAATCGCCGTGTTAATACCGGTCATCTTTTTGTATGCGTTTTCAAATAAGGTCAGCATGGATGTTCTGCGCAGAGAGATCACCGCCCTGAAGGAGAAGGACATCATCTTCTTCGCCAACGAGCTGGATGCCTCGCTGAGCAACATCTTCCGCCTCGGTCTGCTCCTCAGCCAGGACATCCATATCCAGAAGATCCGCACCCTTCACCTGCTCTCCGGCTATGATCGCTATGCGGAGAAGCTGCGCATCCTGGAACGCCTGCAGCTGCTGAATGCCGCCGGCAAATGGGATACCCAGTACAGCATCCTGTCGCCGGAGAACGGCGAGATGGTGTCAACGAGCTCCACCCTCTTGGACTTCGATATGGAGGTTCTCACAGACCGCTTCACGACAACCTGGGATCTGCGCAGCGGCAGAATGGTATACGGCGGCCATGCGGAGGAGCGGTTTTTCCGCCATCTCATCCAACCCTTGAACGCAGGCATCGGCGAAGCCGGGTTGATCGTAGAGATGTCCTTTAACCGCGAAGAACTGGTGCGGGATCTCGATCTATTCAAACTCGGGGGAAGCGGAGATCCCTTCCTGCTTTCACCCAGCGGGCGAGTGATCGCCAACAGCACTTCGAATGAACAGATCACTGAGGAGATCGTTCAGCGGATCGGCTTACAGGACCCCGTGCAGCATCACAATCACATCCTACGCATCGCTGATTCGGAGTATCTGCTGAATATTCGCGAGGTGCCTTCCCTCTCCTGGTACGTCGTCGATTATGTACCGATCGATACGGTAACCCGGCCGATCCTGACCAGCCGCAATCTGTTCTACGGCTCGATCGGCCTCCTGCTGATCATGAGCATCTTCGCCGCTTATATGCTGTATCAGAACGTTCAGCGTCCGATCTTCCAGCTGATCCGCAGCGTCCATAAGCTGAAGATCGGCGACTACTCCGTCCGTCTGACGAACCGTCCCAACAACGAATTCACCTTCCTGTTCGATCGGTTCAACGAGATGGCGGCGGAGATCGAACAGCTCATCCAGAAGGTCTATGTGGAACAGCTGCGCTCCCGCGAGGCCAATCTGAAACAGCTGCAGTCGCAGATCAATCCGCACTTCCTATACAATTGCTTCGCGCTGATCCGCAGCTTAACCCGCTTGGGCAAGACGGATTCCGTGATGGAACTCGCTCTGCATCTGAGCAAGTATTACCGCTATACGACGCGGCTCGAGAAGCTGACGGCGACGATCGAAGAAGAGATGGAGCTGATCGACAGCTATCTGCGCATCCAACAGCTCCACATCCATCATCTGACATACAAGATCGAGGTGCCGGAGGAGATGCATCGTCTGGAGATTCCGCGTCTCCTGCTGCAGCCGATTGTGGAGAATGCCATCATCCACGGCATCGAGAAGGTCGAGCATGACGGCTGGATCGAGGTGCGCGGCGGTCAGAACGACCGTTTCCACTACATCCTGGTGCGCGACAACGGCGCCGGGATGAACGATGAACAATTAGCGAAGGTGCGGCATGAAGTCGATCATGCGCCCAGTGACGAGACCGGCTGCGCTCTGTGGAATATCAAGCAGCGCCTGCGCCTGCAGTTCGGCAGCGAAGCCGATCTTCTGTTCCATCGTCCGTCCGAAGGCGGGGTGGTCGTGGAGATCCGGTGGCCGCGGACGAAGCCGCTGGCATCTTCTCTCCCGCAGGCAGGTGAGGGGTAA
- a CDS encoding ABC transporter permease — translation MASKASLARSGRKGRERYRLTWPLHLMVLPAVIAVVLFAYVPMFGLVMAFQDFKPYDGIFHSPFVGWKHFEFMFQYPDSKQVIINTFVISGLKIVFGLAAPFVFALMLNEVRKMLFKRVVQTIVYLPHFISWVILGAILIDMLGSDGIVNATMRALGLKPIFWLGDGNWFRFTVVVSDVWQNFGFNTIVFLAALAGINPSLYEAAEVDGASRWRQTIHITIPAMIPIAVVVGTLSLGNILNAGFDQIFNLYTPLVYDKGDIIDTFVYRTAILNGQYSFGTAVGMFKSVVGTVLIVIAYRLAYRYANYRIF, via the coding sequence ATGGCTTCCAAGGCTTCCTTAGCCCGATCCGGCAGAAAGGGAAGGGAGCGGTACCGCTTGACGTGGCCCCTTCATCTGATGGTGCTGCCGGCGGTGATCGCAGTTGTTTTGTTTGCGTATGTGCCGATGTTCGGCCTTGTGATGGCGTTTCAAGATTTTAAACCCTATGACGGTATCTTCCATTCCCCCTTCGTGGGCTGGAAGCACTTCGAGTTCATGTTCCAATATCCGGACAGCAAACAGGTGATCATCAATACCTTCGTCATCTCCGGCCTGAAGATCGTATTCGGCTTGGCAGCGCCCTTCGTCTTCGCCCTGATGCTGAATGAGGTCCGCAAGATGCTGTTTAAGCGTGTGGTGCAGACCATCGTCTACCTGCCGCACTTTATCTCTTGGGTTATCCTCGGTGCAATCCTCATCGATATGCTGGGCAGCGACGGCATCGTAAACGCGACGATGCGCGCTCTCGGTCTGAAGCCGATCTTCTGGCTGGGCGACGGCAACTGGTTCCGCTTCACTGTGGTCGTCAGCGATGTGTGGCAGAACTTCGGGTTTAACACGATCGTCTTCCTCGCCGCGCTCGCCGGCATAAACCCGTCCCTCTATGAAGCGGCGGAGGTCGATGGGGCAAGCCGCTGGAGGCAGACGATTCATATCACGATACCGGCGATGATCCCGATCGCTGTGGTCGTGGGCACCTTGTCCCTCGGCAATATCCTGAACGCCGGCTTCGACCAGATCTTCAACCTGTATACGCCGCTGGTCTACGACAAAGGGGATATCATCGATACCTTCGTCTACCGGACGGCGATCCTAAACGGTCAATACAGCTTCGGCACCGCCGTCGGTATGTTTAAGTCTGTGGTGGGTACGGTGCTCATCGTCATCGCCTACCGCTTGGCATACCGCTATGCGAACTACAGAATCTTCTAG
- a CDS encoding carbohydrate ABC transporter permease has product MYYKTKGYRIFSVCNHILLVLISLSCLLPFIHILAVSFSGSAPANANMVKLWPIDFNTDAYAQTIQNPNFHKALLIGAERTVLGTLIGMAVITLAAYALSKDQSFFRSRRFYTWFFLVTMLFNGGIVPTYMTIRTYGLMNTMWALVLPTAVNVFNMVLLMNFFRNVPKELEEAAVIDGAGQFRTLVSIYLPISLPALATISLFTMVFHWNSWFDGLLYISDYRNYPLATFLQTVIVQQDFNKINPDVNVLKNISQRTVKSAQIFIGTLPILLVYPFLQKYFVKGIVLGAVKE; this is encoded by the coding sequence GTGTACTACAAGACCAAAGGCTACCGGATCTTCTCCGTATGCAACCATATCCTGCTCGTCTTGATCAGCTTAAGCTGCCTCCTGCCGTTCATCCATATCCTGGCGGTGAGCTTCAGCGGCAGCGCTCCGGCCAACGCGAACATGGTTAAGCTGTGGCCGATCGACTTTAATACCGATGCCTATGCGCAGACGATCCAGAATCCGAATTTCCACAAAGCCCTGCTGATCGGGGCGGAGCGGACGGTGCTGGGAACGCTCATCGGCATGGCGGTGATCACCCTCGCTGCCTATGCCCTGTCCAAGGATCAGTCCTTCTTCCGCAGCAGACGATTCTATACGTGGTTTTTCCTTGTGACGATGCTGTTCAACGGGGGGATCGTGCCGACCTACATGACGATCCGCACCTACGGGCTGATGAACACCATGTGGGCGCTGGTCCTGCCGACCGCGGTCAATGTGTTCAACATGGTGCTGCTGATGAACTTCTTCCGCAATGTACCGAAGGAACTCGAGGAGGCGGCGGTGATCGACGGGGCCGGGCAGTTTCGGACCTTGGTGAGCATCTATCTGCCGATCTCCTTGCCGGCGCTGGCGACGATCTCGCTGTTTACGATGGTCTTCCACTGGAATTCCTGGTTCGACGGGCTGCTCTATATCTCTGACTACCGCAACTATCCGTTAGCCACGTTCCTGCAGACGGTCATCGTGCAGCAGGATTTTAACAAGATCAATCCCGATGTGAATGTACTGAAGAATATCTCGCAGCGTACGGTGAAGTCAGCGCAGATCTTCATCGGCACGTTGCCCATCCTCCTGGTGTATCCCTTCTTGCAGAAATATTTTGTAAAGGGAATCGTCCTCGGTGCGGTAAAGGAGTAA
- a CDS encoding extracellular solute-binding protein — translation MRKWWLSALVLLLALTVAACSMTGNNNKSSGNDGNRNQSQNQNGESGEGEWNGERYDPPIVLTTVKGLDQNAAVFKEGETIEDNVHTRLIKERLGIEIKYNWVVTNTNDGYKNKLRLELSSGGEMPDVVVYRGDMETVNLLIDSGQFMAVDELIEQYAGEEYKKGLALDPTIWYPITRDGKKMALPILDYAYNGDQALWIREDWLRKLNLKAPTTLEEMEAVMDAFVNGDPDGNGLADTIGLAAGFKNGFNNWMTDIGFVFGAYGTMPGQWNMMEDGSLMFGSIDPRAKDALLTLKRWMEKGYLHQDTALKDEVGGAEFFTKGQAGMMVGPNWIPDWPLPDLKRNVPEAEFKAYPIPAGPDGLIGTAGGNPPVNGYIFINKNAKHPEAILHYYNWFFDHMANPAPGSEFANGFAEGYDYALLPDGSITSDVASYPELFPGNVDDQIVNPIYYTLTYEGARIPTLYAEAMVKLANGEPPETPYEKSLASYRTKENIDAMKVIMDQKDIRMKNYYTGPLTETMQSKNELLNKMVNETYTKIIYGQASIDEFDTMVENWLTSGGETITQEVNDWYNSVK, via the coding sequence ATGAGAAAATGGTGGTTATCAGCTCTGGTCTTGCTTCTGGCTCTAACCGTTGCAGCATGTTCAATGACCGGCAATAACAACAAGTCAAGCGGCAATGACGGGAATCGGAATCAAAGCCAGAACCAGAATGGTGAATCCGGCGAAGGCGAATGGAATGGTGAGCGGTACGATCCGCCGATCGTCCTGACGACGGTGAAGGGACTCGATCAGAATGCCGCGGTCTTCAAGGAAGGGGAGACGATCGAGGACAATGTGCACACCCGTCTGATCAAGGAACGGCTCGGCATCGAGATCAAATACAACTGGGTCGTGACGAATACCAACGACGGCTATAAGAACAAACTCCGCCTCGAACTGTCCTCGGGCGGCGAGATGCCCGATGTGGTCGTCTACCGCGGCGACATGGAGACGGTGAATCTGCTCATCGACTCCGGCCAATTCATGGCGGTGGATGAGCTGATCGAGCAATATGCCGGAGAAGAGTATAAGAAAGGGCTGGCACTGGACCCGACGATCTGGTATCCGATCACCCGTGACGGCAAGAAGATGGCGCTGCCGATCCTCGATTACGCATATAACGGGGATCAGGCGCTTTGGATTCGCGAAGATTGGCTGCGCAAGCTGAACCTTAAGGCGCCGACCACCTTGGAGGAGATGGAGGCGGTGATGGATGCCTTCGTCAACGGGGACCCTGACGGCAACGGCCTGGCTGATACGATCGGCTTGGCTGCCGGCTTCAAGAACGGCTTCAACAACTGGATGACGGATATCGGCTTCGTCTTCGGCGCATACGGCACGATGCCGGGGCAATGGAACATGATGGAGGACGGCAGCCTGATGTTCGGCTCGATCGACCCGCGGGCGAAGGACGCGCTGCTGACGCTGAAGCGCTGGATGGAGAAGGGCTATCTGCATCAGGATACGGCGCTGAAGGATGAGGTGGGCGGAGCGGAATTCTTCACGAAGGGGCAGGCAGGGATGATGGTGGGTCCGAACTGGATTCCGGACTGGCCGCTGCCTGATCTGAAGCGGAATGTCCCGGAAGCCGAGTTCAAGGCTTATCCGATTCCAGCCGGACCGGACGGACTGATCGGCACAGCGGGCGGCAACCCGCCGGTGAACGGTTATATCTTCATCAACAAAAATGCGAAGCATCCGGAAGCCATCCTGCACTATTACAACTGGTTCTTCGATCATATGGCCAATCCGGCTCCGGGCAGCGAGTTTGCGAACGGTTTTGCCGAAGGGTATGACTACGCGCTGCTGCCGGACGGCTCGATCACGAGCGATGTGGCAAGCTATCCGGAACTGTTCCCGGGCAATGTGGATGATCAGATCGTCAATCCGATCTACTACACCCTGACCTATGAAGGCGCGCGCATTCCGACGCTCTACGCGGAAGCAATGGTGAAGCTGGCTAACGGCGAGCCGCCGGAGACGCCTTATGAGAAGTCTCTGGCTTCGTACCGCACCAAAGAGAACATCGACGCGATGAAGGTCATCATGGATCAGAAGGACATCCGCATGAAGAACTACTACACCGGTCCGCTGACGGAGACGATGCAGAGCAAGAACGAACTGCTGAACAAAATGGTGAACGAGACCTACACGAAGATCATCTACGGGCAAGCATCCATCGACGAGTTCGACACGATGGTGGAGAACTGGCTGACGTCTGGCGGCGAGACCATCACGCAGGAAGTCAACGACTGGTATAACAGCGTGAAATAA
- a CDS encoding polysaccharide deacetylase family protein has product MMLREGACDRAALRGPGRERRVRRSRGAALALLFVLLFTAAVSRGDLNDAIVYAGEAEVPPNLLDDRAVQKAESRVRTLELADRRTPELTNDRIETNHARAIYEQLTYGKMALQEEKRYRVPERPTVYLTFDDGPSKLTEQVLDILAEEGIAATFFVLGEAAERHADLVKRMAQEGHAIGNHTYNHRYAELYEEFGGLWDQVLQTDEIIYQLTGKRSRLFRAPGGTHQNFDPFYAYYMEQAGYIVYDWDVDSGDAKRRGVPADEILYNVVSAPLKHEIHVLLHDGAGHEETVKALPEIIRYYQEQGYAFDVLDPSVQPRQFSLGKLKWKRKISFQQHEQFMERIMDFRTLRENGLREHSLKSWRQDPAAEERLLLQVNGRNMVLSEREFYIVDGHYQVPLDRLTAVLDGRLWKVERKAAGGPLEKAEDMRPQIADGMKGPAAVDPARMHNRYRAEIAGHMIVYDPAMQSMIVRGPGGEERSLTSVQLEEIDGRLFVPLRGTVEMLGGSIPSYSVDQEMKQVRIDMPNTGYGRGVWWKVSGQYRMGSIWSHPLLKQSTVTL; this is encoded by the coding sequence ATGATGTTGAGGGAAGGAGCTTGCGATCGCGCCGCTTTGAGAGGGCCGGGAAGGGAGCGCAGGGTGCGGCGGAGCAGGGGAGCGGCTCTGGCTTTGCTGTTCGTGCTTCTGTTCACGGCAGCTGTGTCCCGCGGAGATCTAAATGATGCGATCGTCTATGCCGGGGAAGCGGAGGTTCCGCCGAACTTGCTGGATGATAGAGCTGTGCAGAAAGCCGAGTCTCGAGTTAGAACGTTGGAGCTGGCAGATCGGCGAACACCTGAGTTAACGAATGATAGAATCGAGACAAATCATGCGAGAGCGATCTATGAACAGCTGACCTATGGGAAAATGGCGCTCCAAGAGGAGAAAAGGTATCGCGTGCCGGAAAGGCCCACGGTCTACCTGACCTTCGATGACGGTCCGTCAAAATTAACGGAGCAAGTACTGGATATCTTGGCGGAGGAAGGGATTGCGGCGACATTCTTCGTGTTGGGAGAGGCTGCAGAGCGGCACGCGGATCTGGTGAAGCGAATGGCGCAGGAAGGGCATGCGATCGGCAATCATACCTACAATCACAGATATGCGGAGTTGTATGAGGAATTTGGAGGATTGTGGGACCAGGTGCTGCAAACGGATGAAATCATCTATCAATTGACCGGGAAGCGAAGCAGGTTATTCCGGGCGCCGGGCGGGACGCATCAGAATTTTGATCCGTTCTATGCTTACTATATGGAACAAGCGGGATATATCGTCTATGACTGGGACGTGGACAGCGGAGATGCGAAACGGCGGGGAGTGCCCGCGGATGAAATCTTATACAATGTGGTGAGCGCTCCTCTGAAACATGAGATCCATGTACTGCTGCATGACGGAGCAGGGCATGAAGAGACGGTTAAAGCCCTGCCCGAGATCATTCGTTACTATCAGGAGCAGGGATATGCGTTTGACGTGCTGGATCCGAGCGTGCAGCCGCGGCAGTTCAGCCTGGGCAAGCTCAAATGGAAGAGGAAGATCAGCTTCCAGCAACACGAGCAGTTTATGGAGAGAATCATGGATTTTCGGACGTTAAGGGAAAATGGGTTGCGGGAGCATAGTTTAAAAAGCTGGAGGCAGGATCCGGCAGCGGAGGAGAGGCTTCTGCTCCAGGTCAACGGGAGGAACATGGTGCTTAGTGAGCGGGAATTCTATATCGTTGATGGGCACTATCAGGTGCCGCTGGATCGGTTGACGGCGGTGCTGGACGGGCGGTTGTGGAAGGTTGAGAGGAAAGCGGCGGGCGGACCGTTAGAGAAGGCCGAGGATATGCGGCCGCAGATAGCGGATGGTATGAAGGGGCCGGCGGCGGTTGACCCTGCACGGATGCATAATCGGTATCGGGCGGAGATCGCCGGGCACATGATAGTCTATGATCCGGCAATGCAGAGCATGATCGTGCGCGGTCCGGGAGGGGAGGAACGATCCCTGACATCAGTCCAGCTGGAAGAAATAGACGGCAGGCTGTTCGTCCCGCTGCGAGGCACGGTGGAGATGCTGGGCGGATCGATTCCCTCTTACTCCGTGGATCAAGAGATGAAGCAGGTGCGGATCGATATGCCGAACACAGGTTATGGACGAGGGGTTTGGTGGAAGGTGAGCGGTCAGTATAGAATGGGCAGCATCTGGAGTCATCCGCTGTTAAAGCAGAGCACCGTAACTCTATAG